The following are encoded together in the Drosophila sechellia strain sech25 chromosome 3R, ASM438219v1, whole genome shotgun sequence genome:
- the LOC6606415 gene encoding histone-lysine N-methyltransferase trithorax isoform X1, translated as MGRSKFPGKPSKSINRKRISVLQLEDDAANPAEPQQPAPESQQPSGSGSGSPAAREKGNNCDNDEDDNAPGGASISGNTASSSAGSGNSGNGSSSGSSTGSGSSGSGSTNGGSVNGGTHHKTAANLDKEAVTKDQNGDGDKTRGNVSSAPSGKLSAAASGKALSKSSRTFSASTSGTSSGRSSGSSPEGNSGASSDGASSGISCGKSTVKSSEASSGKLAKTAGAGPCSSAKSSKASSGTPSEATTSGLSSACLKALFVATPATSTGLACALVSPGGSSQGGAFPISAALLRARKNSNKKFKNLNLARGEVMLPSTSKLKQLNSPVVDNPSPSDPIASGSTPSVEGGTGVGGVVSPGEDAALKRVLTEMPNEVTRDPSPSSCPAAANGAASGKGSASNGPPAVATSGDGSSPKSGADTGPSTSSTTPKQKKTVTFRNVLETSDDKSVVKRFYNPDIRIPIVSIMKKDSLNRPLNYSRGGECIVRPSILSKILNKNSNIDKLNSLKFRSAAASSSSSNQESGSSSNVFGLSRAFGAPMDEDDEGGVTFRRNDSSEDQNNAEDEEMDDDEDDEEAEEDDENEDDNDEAASEKSAETEKSAGADERDPDEKQLVMDSHFVLPKRSTRSSRIIKPNKRLLEEGAISTKKPSSLGDSKAKNVFGASSSSVGSTASTFSASTNLKLGKETFFNFGTLKPNSSAAGNFVLRQPRLQFQADNQQAPFTAPKACPTSPSAIPKPANSLATSSFGSLASTSSSTVTPTTSACSICSAVVSSKEVAQARKYGVVACDVCRKFFSKMTKKSISANSSTANTSSGSQQYLQCKGSEGSPCSIHSAKSQLKNFKKFYKDRCTACWLKKCMISFQLPAAHRSRLSAILPPGMRGESASREEKSAELLSPTGSLRFTSTASSSSPSVVASTSVKWKSSGDSTSALTSIKPNPLAENNVTFGSTPLLRPAILEKPLFLKISNAADQKLTAAEAISPSLTKKTSKQEKEKVKESEQSEKLLSPTQAATKKPGAAEAPVAEAQPQKEEAPQTSTTTQPSASNGASQGVPQAELASETNATGDTLKRQRIDLKGPRVKHVCRSASIVLGQPLATFGEDQQPEDAADMQQEIAAPVPSAITEPSPEKPTQIVTDENDNCASCKTSPVGEESKPSKSSGSAQAEVKKSTAGGKEGAASAAGVPSAKVTTRNAAVASSLIVAASKKQRNGDIATSSSVTQSSNQTQGRKTKEHRQQRTLISIDFWENYDPAEVCQTGFGLIVTETVAQRALCFLCGSTGLDPLIFCACCCEPYHQYCVQDEYNLKHGSFEDTTLMGSLLETTVNASTGPSSSLNQLTQRLNWLCPRCTVCYTCNMSSGSKVKCQKCQKNYHSTCLGTSKRLLGADRPLICVNCLKCKSCSTTKVSKFVGNLPMCTGCFKLRKKGNFCPICQRCYDDNDFDLKMMECGDCGQWVHSKCEGLSDEQYNLLSTLPESIEFICKKCARRNESSKIKAEEWRQAVMEEFKASLYSVLKLLSKSRQACALLKLSPRKKLRCTCGASSNQGKLQPKALQFSSGSDNGLGSDGESQNSDDVYEFKDQQQQQRNANMNKPRVKSLPCSCQQHISHPQSFSLVDIKQKIAGNSYVSLAEFNYDMSQVIQQSNCDELDIAYKELLSEQFPWFQNETKACTDALEEDMFESCSGGNYEDVQDAGGVSASVYNEHSTSQAESRSGVLDIPLEEVDDFGSCGIKMRLDTRVCLFCRKSGEGLSGEEARLLYCGHDCWVHTNCAMWSAEVFEEIDGSLQNVHSAVARGRMIKCTVCGNRGATVGCNVRSCGEHYHYPCARSIDCAFLTDKSMYCPAHAKNGNALKANGSPSVTYESNFEVSRPVYVELDRKRKKLIEPARVQFHIGSLEVRQLGAIVPRFSDSYEAVVPINFLCSRLYWSSKEPWKIVEYTVRTTIQNSSSTLTALDVGRNYTVDHTNPNSKEVQLGMAQIARWHTSLARSEFLENGGADWSGEFPNPNSCVPPNENTEEEPQQQADLLPPEIKDAIFEDLPHELLDGISMLDIFLYDDKTDLFAISEQSKDGTQAMTSNQAQNQNQQTGGANSVSICDEDTRNSNTSLGNGWPASNPVEDAMLSAARNSSQVQMLKTLAWPKLDGNSAMATAIKRRKLSKNLAEGVFLTLSSQQRNKKEMATVAGVSRRQSISETSVEGVATTSGSVRSKSFTWSAAKRYFEKSEGREEAAKMRIMQMDGVDDSITEFRIISGDGNLSTAQFSGQVKCDRCQCTYRNYDAFQRHLPSCSATMSSNETESDVSGQGITNNATQISAESLNELQKQLLANAGGLNYLQSATSFPQVQSLGSLGQFGLQGLQQLQLQPQSLGNGFFLSQPNPATQANTDDLQIYANSLQSLAANLGGGFTLAQPTVTAPAQPQLIAVSTNPDGTQQFIQIPQTMQATTTPTATYQTLQATNTDKKIMLPLTPAGKPLKTVATKAAQQAAVKQRQLKSGHQVKPIQAKLQPHPQQHQQQQQTQVQQPITVMGQNLLQPQLLFQSSTQTQAPQIILPQAQPQNIISFVTGDGSQGQPLQYISIPTAGEYKPQPQPTATPTFLTTAPGGGATYLQTDASGNLVLTTTPTNSGLQMLTAQSLQAQPQVIGTLIQPQTIQLGGGADGNQPGGNQQPLILGGTGGGSTGLEFATTSPQVILATQPMYYGLETIVQNTVMSSQQFVSTAMPGMLSQNASFSATTTQVFQASKIEPIVDLPAGYVVLNNTGDASSAGTFLNAASVLQQQTQDDTTTQILQNANFQFQSVPTSSGASTSMDYTSPVMVTAKIPPVTQMKRTNAQAKAAGISGVGKVPPQPQVVNKVLPTSIVTQQSQVQLKNSNLKQSQVKGKAASGTGTTCGAPPSIASKPLQKKTNMIRPIHKLEVKPKVMKPTPKVQSQNHSLLQQQQQQQPQLQQQIPAVVVNQVPKVTISQQRIPAQPQQQQLQQAQMIHIPQQQQPLQQQQVQVQPSMPIITLAESPVVQSQFMMEPQVLEQQELANRVQHFSTSSSSSSSNCSLPTNVVNPMQQQAPPTTSSSTTRPTNRVLPMQQRQEPAPLSNECPVVPSPTPPKPVEQPIIHQMTSASVSKCYAQKSTLPSPVYEAELKASSVLESIVPDVTMDAIMEEQPVTESIYTEGLYEKNSPGESKTEQLLLQQQQREQLNQQLVNNGYLLDKHTFQVEPMDTDVYREEDLEEEEDEDDDFSLKMATSACNDHEMSDSEEPAVKDKISKILDNLTNEDCADSIATATTMEVDASAGYQQMVEDVLATTAAQSAPTEEFEGALETAAVEAAATYINEMADAHVLELKQLQNGVELELRRRKEEQRTVSQEQEQSKAAIVPTAAAPEPPPPIQEPKKMTGPHLLYEIQSEDGFTYKSSSITEIWEKVFEAVQVARRAHGLTPLPEGPLADMGGIQMIGLKTNALKYLIEQLPGVEKCSKYTPKYHKRNGNVSTAANGVHGGNLGGSSASAALSVSGGDSHGLLDYGSDQDELQENAYDCARCEPYANRSEYDMFSWLASRHRKQPIQVFVQPSDNELVPRRGTGSNLPMAMKYRTLKETYKDYVGVFRSHIHGRGLYCTKDIEAGEMVIEYAGELIRSTLTDKRERYYDSRGIGCYMFKIDDNLVVDATMRGNAARFINHCCEPNCYSKVVDILGHKHIIIFALRRIVQGEELTYDYKFPFEDEKIPCSCGSKRCRKYLN; from the exons ATGGGCCGCTCCAAGTTTCCCGGCAAACCCTCCAAGTCGATCAACCGTAAGCGGATCAGTGTCCTGCAGCTGGAGGATGATGCGGCCAATCCGGCCGAACCGCAGCAGCCAGCGCCGGAGTCCCAGCAGCCGAGTGGCTCTGGATCGGGTTCGCCGGCTGCCCGGGAAAAAGGCAACAATTGTGATAACGATGAGGATGATAATGCGCCGGGTGGTGCCTCAATTAGTGGCAATACGGCATCGTCATCCGCAGGCTCCGGAAACAGCGGCAATGGCAGCAGTTCCGGATCCAGTACGGGGTCGGGATCATCCGGATCGGGATCCACGAATGGCGGTAGTGTAAATGGCGGCACCCATCACAAGACTGCGGCCAATCTGGACAAGGAGGCTGTGACGAAGGATCAAAATGGTGACGGTGATAAAACGAGAGGAAATGTGTCGAGTGCACCTTCAGGAAAATTATCCGCAGCAGCTTCTGGAAAAGCCTTGAGCAAGTCCTCCAGAACTTTCTCAGCGTCGACTTCTGGAACATCCTCAGGACGGTCGTCTGGCTCCTCTCCAGAAGGAAATTCCGGAGCCTCTTCCGATGGAGCATCTTCCGGAATATCCTGCGGAAAATCTACAGTCAAGTCCTCAGAAGCATCCTCTGGAAAATTGGCGAAAACAGCAGGCGCTGGGCCATGCTCTTCTGCGAAGTCTTCTAAAGCATCTTCTGGAACACCTAGTGAAGCAACAACCTCTGGCCTTTCCAGCGCATGCCTTAAAGCACTATTCGTGGCGACACCGGCCACATCAACTGGATTGGCCTGTGCCCTGGTTTCCCCCGGAGGATCGTCGCAAGGTGGAGCCTTTCCTATAAGTGCCGCTTTACTGAGAGCACGCAAGAATAGTAATAAAAAGTTCAAGAATCTGAACCTGGCCAGGGGCGAAGTTATGCTGCCCTCCACATCCAAGCTGAAGCAGCTCAATAGTCCGGTGGTGGACAATCCGTCCCCTTCCGATCCAATTGCCTCTGGCTCCACGCCTTCTGTGGAGGGAGGAACGGGCGTAGGGGGCGTGGTCAGCCCGGGTGAGGATGCGGCCCTG AAGCGCGTCTTGACCGAAATGCCCAATGAAGTTACCCGCGATCCCTCTCCATCCAGCTGCCCTGCAGCGGCAAATGGAGCAGCATCGGGAAAAGGATCTGCTTCCAATGGACCGCCAGCAGTGGCCACTTCTGGGGACGGCAGTAGTCCCAAATCTGGAGCGGATACGGGACCATCGACGTCATCAACGACACCTAAGCAAAAGAAGACGGTGACGTTTAGAAACGTGCTGGAGACAAGCGATGATAAGTCGGTTGTGAAGCGGTTCTACAATCCAGACATCCGCATACCAATTGTCTCAATTATGAAGAAGGATTCCCTAAACCGACCGCTGAATTACTCCAGAGGAGGCGAGTGCATCGTGCGACCCTCCATTTTGTCCAAGATACTCAACAAAAACTCCAACATCGATAAGCTGAACTCTCTTAAATTTCGATCGGCGGCAGCGAGCTCATCTTCTTCAAATCAGGAATCAGGATCCTCTTCAAATGTGTTTGGCTTATCCCGCGCTTTTGGCGCTCCCATGGATGAAGATGATGAGGGTGGCGTTACCTTCCGTCGCAATGATTCTTCAGAAGATCAAAACAACGCGGAGGACGAAGAAATGGATGACGATGAGGACGACGAAGAAGCCGAGGAGGACGATGAAAATGAGGATGATAATGATGAAGCAGCATCCGAAAAGAGTGCAGAAACCGAGAAAAGTGCCGGAGCTGATGAGCGGGATCCGGATGAGAAGCAATTGGTTATGGACTCGCATTTCGTGTTGCCCAAAAGGAGTACACGATCCTCGCGGATCATCAAGCCCAACAAGAGATTGCTAGAAGAGGGTGCTATTAGTACCAAGAAACCTTCTTCTCTTGGCGACTCTAAAGCCAAAAACGTCTTCGGAGCATCTTCCTCAAGTGTGGGTTCCACGGCATCAACATTCTCCGCATCAACGAATCTGAAGCTTGGCAAGGAGACCTTCTTCAACTTTGGCACCCTGAAGCCAAATAGTAGTGCAGCTGGAAACTTTGTTTTGAGGCAACCTCGTCTGCAATTCCAGGCAGACAACCAGCAGGCACCATTCACGGCTCCAAAAGCGTGCCCCACATCACCCAGTGCCATTCCGAAACCAGCTAATTCCTTGGCGACTTCGTCTTTTGGATCGTTAGCCAGCACGAGTTCATCAACAG TAACACCTACTACCAGTGCCTGCTCCATATGCTCAGCGGTGGTCAGCAGCAAAGAGGTGGCCCAAGCCCGTAAGTACGGAGTTGTGGCGTGCGACGTGTGCAGGAAGTTCTTCTCAAAGATGACCAAGAAATCTATATCGGCCAATTCGAGCACTGCGAATACGTCCTCCGGCAGCCAACAGTATCTGCAATGCAAAGGAAGTGAAG GATCACCTTGCAGCATTCATTCAGCCAAGAGCCAGTTGAAAAACTTCAAGAAGTTTTACAAGGATCGGTGCACTGCGTGTTGGCTGAAAAAATGTATGATCTCGTTTCAGCTTCCTGCAGCTCATAGAAGCAGGTTAAGTGCTATATTGCCACCGGGTATGCGAGGAGAGTCCGCTTCCCGAGAAGAAAAATCTGCGGAACTGCTTTCTCCAACAGGCAGTCTGAGATTTACTTCTACTGCGTCCTCTTCTTCTCCTTCGGTGGTTGCTTCTACGTCTGTGAAGTGGAAGTCCAGTGGTGACTCCACTTCTGCATTGACTTCGATAAAGCCCAATCCGCTGGCGGAGAACAATGTCACATTTGGCAGTACTCCTCTGCTGCGTCCTGCGATTTTGGAGAAGCCCCTTTTCCTGAAGATAAGCAATGCAGCGGATCAAAAACTTACAGCTGCTGAAGCAATCAGTCCCAGCTTGACAAAAAAGACCAGCAAACAGGAGAAAGAAAAAGTAAAGGAATCGGAACAGAGCGAAAAGCTTCTAAGTCCCACACAGGCAGCCACGAAGAAACCTGGAGCAGCAGAAGCTCCAGTTGCAGAAGCTCAACCTCAAAAAGAGGAGGCACCACAAACGTCTACCACCACCCAGCCATCTGCTTCCAATGGAGCTTCTCAAGGTGTTCCTCAAGCAGAACTTGCTAGTGAAACGAATGCTACAGGCGACACCCTCAAACGACAAAGGATTGATCTAAAGGGACCTCGAGTAAAACATGTGTGCCGCAGTGCCTCCATTGTCCTCGGGCAACCTTTGGCTACCTTTGGCGAGGATCAGCAACCTGAGGATGCGGCTGATATGCAGCAAGAAATAGCTGCTCCAGTGCCATCAGCAATTACAGAGCCTTCACCTGAAAAACCAACTCAAATTGTTACAGATGAGAACGATAATTGTGCTAGCTGTAAAACGTCTCCTGTTGGTGAAGAATCGAAACCCAGCAAGTCCTCTGGCAGTGCCCAAGCTGAAGTTAAAAAATCAACAGCGGGAGGTAAAGAAGGGGCAGCAAGTGCAGCTGGAGTCCCATCTGCAAAGGTTACAACACGAAATGCAGCGGTTGCGTCCAGTCTAATAGTGGCTGCCAGCAAAAAACAGCGAAACGGGGACATTGCTACCTCAAGTTCGGTCACTCAATCGTCAAATCAAACCCAGGGACGCAAAACTAAGGAGCATCGACAGCAGCGTACACTGATATCCATAGATTTCTGGGAGAATTATGATCCTGCTGAAGTGTGCCAAACTGGTTTTGGTTTGATAGTAACGGAAACAGTGGCTCAGAGGGCTCTGTGTTTCCTATGCGGCTCTACAGGCTTGGATCCGCTGATCTTTTGCGCCTGCTGTTGTGAGCCCTATCATCAGTACTGTGTCCAAGATGAATATAATCTGAAACATGGCTCTTTTGAGGATACCACGCTAATGGGCAGCCTTCTGGAAACGACGGTAAATGCCTCCACGGGACCATCTTCATCCTTAAATCAGCTAACACAGCGCTTGAATTGGCTGTGTCCTCGATGCACCGTTTGCTACACCTGCAATATGTCATCAGGGTCCAAAGTCAAGTGCCAGAAGTGTCAAAAGAACTATCATAGCACCTGCTTGGGCACTAGCAAGAGACTTCTTGGAGCTGATCGTCCGTTAATATGTGTCAATTGCTTAAAATGCAAGTCTTGCTCCACCACAAAAGTATCGAAATTTGTGGGTAACCTGCCGATGTGTACGGGTTGCTTTAAGCTGCGCAAGAAGGGCAACTTTTGTCCAATATGCCAGAGATGCTATGATGACAAcgattttgatttgaaaatgaTGGAGTGTGGTGACTGTGGTCAATGGGTTCATTCCAAGTGCGAAGGTCTCAGCGATGAACAGTACAATCTATTGAGCACCCTACCGGAATCAATAGAGTTTATCTGCAAGAAATGTGCCCGCAGGAATGAGAGTTCTAAGATCAAGGCTGAGGAATGGCGACAGGCCGTAATGGAGGAGTTCAAAGCCAGTCTCTACAGCGTTTTGAAACTTCTCAGCAAATCTCGGCAAGCTTGTGCCCTTCTCAAACTAAGTCCCCGCAAGAAACTGCGCTGCACCTGCGGAGCATCCTCAAACCAAGGGAAACTTCAACCAAAAGCCCTTCAGTTCAGTAGTGGATCGGATAACGGTTTGGGCAGCGATGGTGAGTCTCAAAACAGCGACGATGTGTATGAGTTCAAggatcagcagcaacaacaacggaaTGCAAACATGAACAAGCCACGAGTAAAATCCCTGCCCTGCTCTTGCCAACAGCACATCAGTCATCCGCAATCTTTTAGCCTGGTGGATATTAAGCAGAAGATTGCTGGCAACTCATATGTTTCCCTGGCGGAATTCAACTATGACATGAGTCAAGTGATCCAACAGAGTAATTGCGATGAACTGGACATTGCCTACAAAGAGCTGTTGAGTGAGCAGTTCCCATGGTtccaaaacgaaacgaaagccTGCACCGATGCCTTGGAGGAGGATATGTTTGAGTCCTGCTCTGGAGGCAACTACGAGGATGTGCAAGATGCCGGAGGAGTAAGTGCTTCTGTTTACAACGAGCATTCGACTTCACAGGCAGAATCTCGATCTGGTGTTTTGGATATTCCCCTAGAGGAAGTTGACGACTTTGGCAGTTGTGGCATTAAGATGCGATTAGATACCAGAGTGTGTCTTTTCTGTAGAAAGAGTGGCGAAGGCTTATCAGGCGAGGAAGCTCGACTCCTGTACTGCGGTCACGACTGCTGGGTTCACACCAATTGTGCCATGTGGTCTGCGGAAGTGTTCGAGGAGATTGACGGTTCACTTCAAAATGTCCACAGTGCGGTGGCCAGGGGCAGGATGATCAAGTGTACGGTATGTGGAAACCGAGGAGCCACTGTCGGATGCAATGTGCGATCTTGTGGCGAACACTATCACTATCCATGTGCCAGAAGCATCGACTGCGCTTTTCTCACAGATAAGTCCATGTATTGTCCTGCACATGCCAAGAATGGAAATGCCTTGAAAGCCAATGGATCGCCCAGTGTAACATACGAATCCAACTTTGAGGTTTCCCGACCCGTGTATGTGGAATTGGatagaaaaaggaaaaaactgATAGAACCGGCTCGTGTGCAATTTCACATTGGATCTTTGGAGGTGCGCCAACTGGGAGCTATAGTTCCCAGATTTTCGGACTCCTACGAAGCCGTGGTACCTATTAATTTCCTGTGCAGTCGTCTGTACTGGTCTTCAAAGGAGCCCTGGAAAATCGTTGAGTATACAGTGCGCACCACAATACAGAACAGTTCGTCAACTCTAACAGCCCTGGATGTGGGTCGGAATTATACGGTAGATCACACAAATCCAAATAGCAAGGAGGTTCAGTTGGGTATGGCGCAAATTGCTCGATGGCACACAAGTCTAGCGAGGAGTGAATTTCTGGAGAATGGCGGAGCCGACTGGAGCGGTGAATTCCCGAATCCCAACTCTTGTGTACCACCGAATGAAAACACCGAAGAGGAACCGCAACAGCAGGCTGATTTACTTCCCCCAGAGATTAAAGATGCCATATTCGAAGATCTTCCCCACGAGCTGCTCGATGGCATCTCCATGCTGGACATATTCTTGTATGACGATAAGACAGACTTGTTTGCCATAAGTGAACAATCCAAGGATGGCACTCAGGCAATGACTTCCAATCAGgctcaaaatcaaaatcaacaaACAGGTGGAGCTAATTCTGTGAGCATTTGTGATGAGGATACCCGCAATTCAAATACGAGCTTGGGAAATGGTTGGCCAGCCAGCAATCCTGTGGAGGATGCGATGTTATCCGCAGCTCGAAACTCCAGCCAAGTGCAGATGCTCAAGACACTAGCTTGGCCAAAGCTCGACGGGAATAGCGCCATGGCCACCGCTATAAAAAGGCGAAAGCTGTCGAAAAACCTGGCTGAAGGAGTATTTTTAACCCTAAGCAGTCAGCAAAGGAACAAAAAGGAGATGGCCACGGTGGCAGGCGTGTCGAGGAGGCAATCTATCAGTGAGACATCCGTCGAAGGAGTCGCCACCACATCTGGATCTGTGAGAAGCAAGAGTTTCACCTGGAGTGCAGCAAAGCGTTATTTCGAAAAGAGTGAAGGGCGCGAGGAAGCAGCTAAGATGAGGATAATGCAAATGGATGGCGTGGACGATTCAATTACCGAATTTCGCATAATTTCCGGAGATGGAAATCTATCAACAGCTCAGTTTAGCGGCCAAGTTAAATGCGATCGGTGTCAGTGCACCTACAGAAATTACGACGCCTTCCAGCGGCATTTACCATCCTGCAGTGCTACAATGTCCTCCAATGAAACGGAATCTGACGTCAGCGGGCAAGGAATTACTAATAATGCTACCCAGATCAGTGCGGAAAGCTTGAACGAGCTGCAAAAACAACTTCTCGCGAATGCAGGAGGTTTAAATTACCTTCAATCAGCAACATCGTTTCCCCAAGTTCAGAGCCTGGGCTCCCTGGGACAGTTTGGCTTACAGGGATTACAGCAGCTTCAACTACAACCCCAATCCCTGGGCAATGGATTTTTCCTATCCCAGCCGAATCCGGCTACCCAAGCAAACACGGACGATTTGCAAATCTATGCGAATTCACTGCAAAGTTTGGCTGCCAATCTGGGTGGAGGTTTCACGCTAGCTCAACCTACGGTGACAGCTCCAGCACAGCCTCAATTAATTGCTGTTTCCACCAATCCGGATGGTACTCAGCAGTTTATCCAAATCCCCCAAACGATGCAGGCCACAACGACACCAACAGCAACCTATCAGACCCTGCAGGCCACCAATACGGATAAGAAGATCATGCTTCCCCTTACTCCAGCTGGAAAGCCACTGAAGACAGTGGCCACCAAAGCAGCGCAACAGGCGGCAGTCAAACAGAGGCAGTTGAAGTCAGGACACCAGGTGAAGCCGATTCAGGCCAAGTTGCAACCGCACCCtcagcagcatcaacagcagcagcagactcAGGTGCAACAGCCCATCACTGTTATGGGGCAGAATCTCCTCCAGCCGCAGCTGTTGTTCCAGAGCAGCACCCAGACTCAGGCCCCGCAGATAATCTTGCCTCAAGCTCAGCCCCAGAACATCATTTCGTTTGTGACTGGAGACGGAAGCCAAGGACAGCCACTGCAGTACATCTCCATACCAACAGCGGGGGAGTATAAGCCCCAGCCGCAGCCTACGGCAACGCCTACTTTCCTGACAACTGCACCCGGTGGAGGTGCTACCTATTTGCAAACGGATGCGAGTGGAAACTTAGTGCTTACTACCACACCCACCAACTCCGGATTGCAAATGTTGACGGCGCAATCCCTCCAAGCGCAACCTCAAGTAATAGGAACGCTCATCCAGCCCCAAACCATTCAGTTGGGAGGAGGCGCTGATGGCAACCAGCCAGGCGGTAATCAGCAACCCTTAATATTAGGTGGTACAGGCGGAGGATCCACTGGCCTGGAATTTGCCACCACCTCTCCCCAGGTAATTCTCGCCACACAACCGATGTACTATGGACTGGAGACGATTGTCCAGAATACGGTCATGTCGTCACAACAGTTTGTTTCCACTGCAATGCCAGGAATGCTTAGCCAGAATGCCAGTTTCTCAGCAACCACTACACAGGTGTTCCAGGCGAGTAAAATCGAACCGATTGTTGATCTGCCCGCTGGCTATGTGGTGCTCAATAACACAGGAGATGCATCCAGTGCGGGCACATTCCTAAACGCAGCCAGTGTGCTGCAACAGCAAACGCAGGACGACACAACAACGCAGATACTGCAGAACGCTAACTTCCAGTTCCAGTCGGTGCCCACATCTTCAGGAGCCTCCACATCAATGGATTACACCTCTCCTGTAATGGTCACAGCGAAGATCCCGCCAGTAACTCAGATGAAGAGAACGAATGCCCAAGCCAAGGCAGCGGGAATTTCGGGAGTGGGCAAGGTGCCACCACAACCACAGGTGGTCAACAAGGTGTTGCCCACCAGTATAGTCACCCAGCAGTCTCAAGTACAGTTGAAGAACTCCAATCTCAAACAATCTCAGGTTAAGGGCAAAGCCGCTTCCGGAACGGGAACAACTTGTGGAGCACCACCCAGTATTGCTTCGAAGCCTCTTCAGAAGAAAACCAACATGATACGACCCATTCACAAGCTGGAAGTGAAACCCAAAGTGATGAAGCCTACGCCGAAGGTACAAAGTCAAAATCACTCCTtgttgcagcaacagcaacagcagcagccacagttgcagcagcagattCCAGCCGTGGTGGTCAATCAGGTGCCGAAGGTTACGATCTCACAGCAGCGAATCCCCGCgcaaccgcagcagcaacagctgcagcaGGCGCAGATGATCCATATTcctcagcagcaacaaccgcTCCAGCAACAACAGGTGCAGGTGCAGCCTTCAATGCCCATTATAACACTCGCTGAGTCACCAGTAGTGCAATCGCAATTCATGATGGAACCTCAAGTtttggagcagcaggagctggCTAACCGCGTGCAGCATTTCTCCACAAGTAGCAGCAGTAGTAGTAGCAACTGCTCGCTGCCCACCAATGTGGTTAATCCTATGCAACAACAAGCACCACCAACCACCAGCAGCTCCACAACTAGGCCTACGAATCGGGTGCTACCGATGCAGCAGCGCCAGGAACCTGCTCCGTTGTCCAACGAGTGCCCCGTAGTTCCGTCACCCACTCCTCCGAAACCTGTTGAACAGCCTATAATCCATCAAATGACTAGCGCCAGTGTGTCCAAGTGCTATGCCCAGAAGTCAACACTACCATCACCAGTTTACGAGGCGGAACTCAAAGCTAGTTCAGTTTTGGAAAGCATTGTGCCAGATGTCACAATGGATGCAATCATGGAGGAACAGCCGGTAACGGAGTCCATCTACACGGAGGGACTCTACGAGAAGAATTCGCCGGGGGAGTCGAAGACTGAACAGCTACTTCttcaacaacagcagcgagAGCAACTTAATCAACAATTGGTCAACAACGGGTATCTGCTCGATAAGCACACCTTCCAAGTGGAGCCAATGGATACGGATGTCTACAGGGAGGAAGACCTcgaagaggaggaggacgaaGATGATGATTTCAGCTTGAAAATGGCCACATCGGCGTGCAACGATCACGAGATGTCCGACAGTGAAGAGCCGGCGGTCAAGGATAAGATCAGTAAAATTCTGGACAACCTAACCAACGAGGACTGTGCAGATTCAATAGCCACTGCGACGACGATGGAAGTGGATGCCAGCGCTGGTTACCAGCAAATGGTGGAGGATGTCCTAGCCACAACTGCAGCACAATCTGCTCCCACCGAAGAGTTCGAAGGCGCTCTAGAAACTGCAGCTGTGGAAGCCGCTGCCACCTATATCAACGAGATGGCCGATGCTCATGTACTGGAACTTAAGCAGCTGCAAAATGGAGTGGAACTAGAGCTCAGGAGGAGAAAAGAAGAGCAACGAACGGTATCGCAAGAACAGGAGCAATCAAAGGCCGCCATCGTACCTACAGCAGCTGCTCCAGAACCACCGCCACCTATTCAAGAGCCCAAAAAAATGACTGGTCCACATCTGCTTTATGAAATCCAAAGCGAAGATGGGTTTACGTACAAATCGAGTTCCATAACTGAGATTTGGGAGAAGGTCTTTGAGGCAGTACAGGTGGCCAGGCGGGCACATGGACTTACTCCGCTGCCCGAGGGTCCTCTAGCCGATATGGGTGGCATCCAGATGATAGGTCTTAAAACAAATGCCCTTAAGTACCTAATTGAACAGTTGCCAGGCGTGGAAAAGTGCTCAAAATATACTCCCAAGTATCACAAGCGCAATGGCAACGTGTCCACAGCGGCGAATGGAGTACATGGAGGCAACTTAGGCGGAAGTAGTGCATCAGCTGCCCTATCAGTGTCTGGTGGAGATTCACATGGTCTGCTCGACTATGGATCGGATCAGGATGAATTGCAGGAAAATGCTTACGATTGCGCCCGATGTGAGCCTTATGCCAACCGCAGCGAGTATGACATGTTTAGTTGGTTGGCCTCCAGACATCGCAAGCAGCCCATCCAGGTGTTCGTCCAGCCGTCCGACAATGAACTGGTGCCCAG aaGGGGAACTGGTAGCAACCTACCCATGGCCATGAAGTATCGGACTCTTAAGGAGACTTACAAGGATTATGTTGGAGTCTTCAGATCCCATATCCATGGACGAGGCCTCTACTGCACTAAGGACATTGAAGCAG GTGAAATGGTTATCGAATACGCCGGTGAGTTGATTCGCTCTACACTGACAGACAAAAGGGAACGCTACTACGACAGCCGCGGCATTGGGTGCTATATGTTCAAAATCGACGATAACCTTGTAGTGGATGCCACGATGCGCGGCAATGCGGCGCGTTTCATCAATCACTGCTGTGAG CCGAATTGCTACTCAAAAGTGGTGGACATCTTAGGGCACAAGCACATCATCATCTTTGCACTGCGCCGAATCGTGCAGGGCGAGGAGCTTACCTACGACTACAAATTCCCATTCGAGGATGAGAAGATACCTTGCTCATGCGGTTCCAAAAGGTGTCGGAAGTACTTAAATTAA